The proteins below are encoded in one region of Syngnathus acus chromosome 2, fSynAcu1.2, whole genome shotgun sequence:
- the atp5pf gene encoding ATP synthase-coupling factor 6, mitochondrial: MALHGLLQLSSMLRSAVSQTLRRNIGLSAVVMNRAKELDPVQKLFLDKIRDYNTKSKAAGGIVDGGPAYQKVMGEEVSKLERLYGGGDLAKFPDFKFLDPKLDEVAK; the protein is encoded by the exons ATGGCGCTCCATGGCTTGCTCCAGCTGTCCTCCATGCTGCGTTCTGCTGTCAGTCAGACCCTGCGCAGGAACATTGGCCTCTCCGCTGTTGTGATGAACCGGGCCAAAGAGCTGGACCCTGTGCAAAAACTGTTCCTGGACAAGATTCGCGACTACAACACCAAGAGCAA GGCTGCTGGTGGAATTGTGGATGGAGGACCTGCTTATCAAAAGGTCATGGGTGAAGAGGTTTCCAAACTGGAGAGGCTATATGGTGGGGGAGACCTCGCTAAGTTCCCTGACTTCAAATTCCTAG ACCCCAAGCTTGATGAAGTGGCCAAGTGA
- the jam2a gene encoding junctional adhesion molecule 2A isoform X3 — MEETSLCVAIVILIMQCCPSLPVTVSTNKQKVEVHEFSDAVLSCMFRTERDQNPRIEWKKKGKDVSFVYFDGHFRGPFEGRASIEGATVTLRRVTQEDAGEYRCEISAPFDSVNLGETNITLKVLVPPNTPSCEIPSSAVTGSAVQLRCRDLQSIPPATYAWYKDNQLMIAPRHANATYLINTHTGVLEFKAVAKEDSGQYSCRASNGVGKPTKCEGRHMTIEDVNITAVVVAVVVVCLALLVCGCGGFLMHRNGFFTRHRGRSNVNYIPPPQEPQDFKHTQSFML, encoded by the exons GttgcccctcccttcctgtcaCCGTATcaaccaacaaacaaaaggtGGAGGTGCACGAGTTCTCAG ATGCGGTGCTGTCCTGCATGTTCCGCACAGAGCGGGACCAGAACCCACGAATTGAGTGGAAGAAGAAGGGCAAAGATGTTTCTTTTGTATACTTTGACGGACACTTTCGAG GTCCATTCGAGGGACGGGCGAGCATCGAGGGTGCCACAGTGACGTTGCGCAGGGTGACCCAGGAGGATGCCGGCGAGTACCGTTGTGAGATCAGCGCTCCTTTTGATTCTGTGAATTTGGGCGAAACCAACATCACACTCAAAGTCTTAG TGCCCCCCAACACCCCGTCTTGTGAAATCCCCAGTTCAGCCGTGACGGGTTCTGCTGTGCAGCTGCGCTGTAGAGACCTCCAGAGCATCCCGCCCGCTACATATGCCTGGTACAAGGACAATCAGCTGATGATCGCCCCTCGCCATGCCAATGCCACCTATCttatcaacacacacactggagtGCTG GAGTTCAAAGCTGTGGCTAAAGAGGACAGTGGCCAGTACAGCTGCCGGGCTTCCAACGGGGTGGGAAAGCCCACCAAGTGTGAGGGCAGGCACATGACGatag AGGATGTCAACATCACAGCAGTGGTGGTGGCAGTGGTTGTGGTCTGTCTGGCGTTGCTGGTCTGCGGATGCGGGGGGTTCCTGATGCACCGCAACGGCTTCTTCACCC GACACAGAGGAAG GTCCAATGTGAACTATATCCCTCCGCCACAAGAA CCGCAGGATTTCAAACACACGCAGTCATTCATGCTCTGA
- the appa gene encoding amyloid beta (A4) precursor protein a isoform X1: MGDRVALMLLAIAASTLAVEVPADGLTGLLAEPQVAMFCGKLNMHVNVQSGKWESDPSGTKSCVGTKEGILQYCQEVYPELQITNVVEANQPVSIQNWCKKGRKQCRTHMHIVVPYRCLVGEFVSDALLVPDKCKFLHQERMDQCESHLHWHTVAKESCTDRTMNLHDYGMLLPCGIDRFRGVEFVCCPAEAERDADSAEQDADDSDVWWGGAETDYSDNSMVREPEPTEQQEETKQSVLEEEEATEEDDEDEDVLDNDQDGDGEEDEEDEEEEEDIADTLDADDDDEPTANVAMTTTTTTTTESVEEVVRDVCWASAETGPCRAMLPRWYFDRQEGRCTQFIYGGCGGNRNNFESEEYCRSVCRSVIPTATPGSPDAVDHYLETPADENEHTHFQKAKESLEAKHRERMSQVMREWEEAEREAKNLPRADKKAVIQRFQEKVETLEQEAASERQQLVETHMARVEALHNDRRRLALESYLTALQQDPPRPRHVFSLLKKYVRAEQKDRQHTLKHFEHVRMVDPKKAAQIRPQVLTHLRVIEERMNQSLGLLYKVPGVADDIQDQVELLQREQAEMAQQLANLQTDVRVSYGNDALMPDQELGDGQTELLNQEDTLGLGGVGFIHPESFNQPNTDNQVEPVDSRPSLERGVPTRPVTGMKMDAIPELRMEKGDRQSTEYEVHHQKLVFFAEDVGSNKGAIIGLMVGGVVIATVIVITLVMLRKKQYTSIHHGVIEVDAAVTPEERHLSKMQQNGYENPTYKFFEQMQN; the protein is encoded by the exons GTTTATCCAGAGCTCCAAATTACCAATGTGGTGGAGGCCAACCAGCCAGTCAGCATCCAGAACTGGTGCAAGAAGGGTCGCAAGCAGTGTCGCACTCACATGCACATCGTAGTGCCCTACCGCTGTTTGG TCGGAGAATTTGTGAGCGACGCCTTGCTGGTTCCCGATAAGTGCAAGTTCTTGCATCAGGAACGTATGGACCAATGTGAGAGCCACCTGCACTGGCATACTGTGGCCAAAGAA tCCTGCACAGACAGAACCATGAATCTCCATGACTACGGAATGCTTCTTCCATGCGGTATCGACCGTTTCCGTGGGGTGGAATTTGTGTGCTGTCCAGCCGAGGCTGAGCGCGACGCTGACAGTGCTGAGCAGGATGCCGACGATTCTGATGTTTGGTGGGGTGGAGCGGAGACCGACTATTCCGACAACAG TATGGTGCGGGAGCCCGAGCCAACAGAGCAGCAAGAGGAAACCAAGCAATCTGtgttggaggaggaggaggcaactgaggaagatgatgaagacgagGACGTGCTGGACAATGACCAAGATGGAGATggggaggaggacgaggaggatgaagaggaggaggaagacatTGCTGACACGCTTGATgccgacgacgatgatgagcCAACCGCCaatgttgccatgacaaccaccaccaccaccaccaccgagTCTGTTGAGGAGGTCGTCAGAG ATGTGTGTTGGGCCAGTGCAGAGACTGGTCCATGCCGGGCCATGCTGCCTCGCTGGTACTTTGACCGCCAGGAGGGCCGCTGTACTCAATTTATCTACGGCGGCTGCGGAGGCAACAGGAATAACTTTGAGTCGGAGGAATACTGCCGGTCTGTCTGCAGAAGCGTCA TCCCCACAGCCACGCCCGGCTCCCCTGACGCTGTGGACCACTACCTGGAGACACCTGCTGATGAAAATGAGCACACCCATTTCCAGAAAGCTAAAGAAAGCTTGGAAGCTAAACACCGTGAAAGGATGTCCCAG GTGATGAGAGAGTGGGAAGAGGCTGAGAGGGAAGCAAAGAATCTTCCACGTGCAGACAAGAAGGCAGTCATCCAG CGTTTCCAAGAGAAGGTCGAGACATTGGAGCAGGAAGCAGCCAGTGAACGGCAGCAGCTGGTGGAGACTCACATGGCCCGAGTGGAAGCTCTTCACAACGACCGCCGCCGCCTGGCTCTCGAGAGCTACCTGACAGCTCTGCAGCAGGACCCCCCAAGG CCTCGTCATGTCTTCAGCCTGTTGAAGAAGTACGTGCGTGCCGAGCAAAAGGACAGACAACACACCCTTAAACATTTTGAGCATGTCCGTATGGTGGACCCAAAGAAGGCGGCGCAAATCAGGCCTCAG GTTTTGACCCACTTGCGTGTCATTGAAGAGCGCATGAACCAGTCATTGGGACTTCTCTACAAGGTGCCTGGTGTGGCTGATGACATCCAGGACCAAGTTG AACTTTTGCAGAGGGAACAGGCCGAGATGGCCCAACAACTGGCCAATCTGCAGACTGACGTGAGGGTGAGCTACGGTAACGATGCACTGATGCCCGACCAGGAGTTGGGAGATGGCCAAACCGAGCTGCTGAATCAGGAGGACACATTAGGCTTGGGAGGAGTCGGCTTTATCCATCCCGAGAGCTTCAACCAGCCCAACACTGACAACCAAG TTGAACCTGTGGACTCCCGCCCCAGTCTTGAAAGAGGAGTCCCCACACGGCCAG TGACCGGGATGAAGATGGATGCTATTCCTGAGCTCCGAATGGAGAAGGGGGATAGGCAGAGTACTGAATATGAAGTTCACCACCAGAAACTG GTCTTCTTTGCCGAGGATGTGGGCTCCAACAAGGGTGCCATCATTGGCCTCATGGTTGGCGGTGTTGTCATAGCGACCGTGATCGTCATCACTTTGGTGATGCTCCGGAAGAAGCAGTACACCTCCATCCATCACGGAGTCATCGAG GTGGACGCTGCTGTGACGCCTGAGGAGCGCCACCTGTCGAAAATGCAGCAGAATGGCTACGAGAACCCAACCTACAAGTTCTTTGAACAGATGCAGAACTGA
- the jam2a gene encoding junctional adhesion molecule 2A isoform X1, with the protein MEETSLCVAIVILIMQCCPSLPVTVSTNKQKVEVHEFSDAVLSCMFRTERDQNPRIEWKKKGKDVSFVYFDGHFRGPFEGRASIEGATVTLRRVTQEDAGEYRCEISAPFDSVNLGETNITLKVLVPPNTPSCEIPSSAVTGSAVQLRCRDLQSIPPATYAWYKDNQLMIAPRHANATYLINTHTGVLEFKAVAKEDSGQYSCRASNGVGKPTKCEGRHMTIEDVNITAVVVAVVVVCLALLVCGCGGFLMHRNGFFTPGHRGRSFWISECHGAAHISSQNLNRTEDTSNVNYIPPPQEPQDFKHTQSFML; encoded by the exons GttgcccctcccttcctgtcaCCGTATcaaccaacaaacaaaaggtGGAGGTGCACGAGTTCTCAG ATGCGGTGCTGTCCTGCATGTTCCGCACAGAGCGGGACCAGAACCCACGAATTGAGTGGAAGAAGAAGGGCAAAGATGTTTCTTTTGTATACTTTGACGGACACTTTCGAG GTCCATTCGAGGGACGGGCGAGCATCGAGGGTGCCACAGTGACGTTGCGCAGGGTGACCCAGGAGGATGCCGGCGAGTACCGTTGTGAGATCAGCGCTCCTTTTGATTCTGTGAATTTGGGCGAAACCAACATCACACTCAAAGTCTTAG TGCCCCCCAACACCCCGTCTTGTGAAATCCCCAGTTCAGCCGTGACGGGTTCTGCTGTGCAGCTGCGCTGTAGAGACCTCCAGAGCATCCCGCCCGCTACATATGCCTGGTACAAGGACAATCAGCTGATGATCGCCCCTCGCCATGCCAATGCCACCTATCttatcaacacacacactggagtGCTG GAGTTCAAAGCTGTGGCTAAAGAGGACAGTGGCCAGTACAGCTGCCGGGCTTCCAACGGGGTGGGAAAGCCCACCAAGTGTGAGGGCAGGCACATGACGatag AGGATGTCAACATCACAGCAGTGGTGGTGGCAGTGGTTGTGGTCTGTCTGGCGTTGCTGGTCTGCGGATGCGGGGGGTTCCTGATGCACCGCAACGGCTTCTTCACCC CAGGACACAGAGGAAG GTCATTTTGGATCTCCGAGTGTCACGGTGCCGCTCACATCAGCAGCCAAAACCTGAACAGAACTGAGGACAC GTCCAATGTGAACTATATCCCTCCGCCACAAGAA CCGCAGGATTTCAAACACACGCAGTCATTCATGCTCTGA
- the jam2a gene encoding junctional adhesion molecule 2A isoform X2 produces MEETSLCVAIVILIMQCCPSLPVTVSTNKQKVEVHEFSDAVLSCMFRTERDQNPRIEWKKKGKDVSFVYFDGHFRGPFEGRASIEGATVTLRRVTQEDAGEYRCEISAPFDSVNLGETNITLKVLVPPNTPSCEIPSSAVTGSAVQLRCRDLQSIPPATYAWYKDNQLMIAPRHANATYLINTHTGVLEFKAVAKEDSGQYSCRASNGVGKPTKCEGRHMTIEDVNITAVVVAVVVVCLALLVCGCGGFLMHRNGFFTRHRGRSFWISECHGAAHISSQNLNRTEDTSNVNYIPPPQEPQDFKHTQSFML; encoded by the exons GttgcccctcccttcctgtcaCCGTATcaaccaacaaacaaaaggtGGAGGTGCACGAGTTCTCAG ATGCGGTGCTGTCCTGCATGTTCCGCACAGAGCGGGACCAGAACCCACGAATTGAGTGGAAGAAGAAGGGCAAAGATGTTTCTTTTGTATACTTTGACGGACACTTTCGAG GTCCATTCGAGGGACGGGCGAGCATCGAGGGTGCCACAGTGACGTTGCGCAGGGTGACCCAGGAGGATGCCGGCGAGTACCGTTGTGAGATCAGCGCTCCTTTTGATTCTGTGAATTTGGGCGAAACCAACATCACACTCAAAGTCTTAG TGCCCCCCAACACCCCGTCTTGTGAAATCCCCAGTTCAGCCGTGACGGGTTCTGCTGTGCAGCTGCGCTGTAGAGACCTCCAGAGCATCCCGCCCGCTACATATGCCTGGTACAAGGACAATCAGCTGATGATCGCCCCTCGCCATGCCAATGCCACCTATCttatcaacacacacactggagtGCTG GAGTTCAAAGCTGTGGCTAAAGAGGACAGTGGCCAGTACAGCTGCCGGGCTTCCAACGGGGTGGGAAAGCCCACCAAGTGTGAGGGCAGGCACATGACGatag AGGATGTCAACATCACAGCAGTGGTGGTGGCAGTGGTTGTGGTCTGTCTGGCGTTGCTGGTCTGCGGATGCGGGGGGTTCCTGATGCACCGCAACGGCTTCTTCACCC GACACAGAGGAAG GTCATTTTGGATCTCCGAGTGTCACGGTGCCGCTCACATCAGCAGCCAAAACCTGAACAGAACTGAGGACAC GTCCAATGTGAACTATATCCCTCCGCCACAAGAA CCGCAGGATTTCAAACACACGCAGTCATTCATGCTCTGA